From a region of the Phycisphaerales bacterium AB-hyl4 genome:
- the flgC gene encoding flagellar basal body rod protein FlgC, translated as MFGSLDVSTSAMVAQRTRLEVISSNLANANSIYDADGNYSPFRRRMAIFAEGDPSTGRAEGVHVRDIKLDDSPFRKQFEPDHPHADDAGYVYYPNVDPTMERVNALEASRAYEANVTAAEATKAMMQSSLRLLA; from the coding sequence ATGTTTGGATCACTTGATGTATCAACCTCGGCGATGGTTGCCCAGCGTACGCGCCTGGAGGTGATCTCATCCAACCTTGCCAACGCGAACTCGATTTATGACGCGGATGGCAACTACTCGCCGTTCCGTCGACGGATGGCGATCTTTGCGGAAGGCGATCCGTCGACCGGCCGAGCCGAGGGTGTGCACGTGCGCGACATCAAGCTTGATGATTCGCCGTTTCGTAAACAGTTCGAGCCGGACCACCCCCACGCGGACGACGCCGGTTACGTGTACTATCCGAACGTGGACCCGACGATGGAGCGGGTGAACGCATTGGAAGCGAGTCGTGCGTATGAAGCCAACGTGACCGCGGCGGAGGCGACGAAAGCGATGATGCAGTCGAGCTTGCGTTTGCTTGCGTGA
- a CDS encoding sugar phosphate isomerase/epimerase family protein: MNLRTQMPLGVTAVMLPELDFDEQVALCKQLNITHYVYRPRVVPDNQKNDAYTNWGNHKFDLTPDKLVEQGAELRKKLQAAGLQGYCTVARLNADETDDMLTVHLRGAAAGGCQSIRIGPPAYPSDKLFDFPAYLEQAIGHYRRCCDLAEPYGLKVVIEMHAGNSAASPGLARHIVESFDPSELGVILDLPNFVREGFVQPTLTVSVLGKWVDHVHLGGNRQVAGEYDELGFRKPGTQMCPLTETGLYVPAWIDAIAQLEREVPLIIEDYTPALPGALRLRNTADAITRLLDSKSA; the protein is encoded by the coding sequence ATGAACCTCCGTACCCAAATGCCACTCGGCGTCACGGCTGTCATGCTCCCCGAACTTGATTTCGATGAGCAGGTCGCCCTCTGCAAGCAACTGAACATCACGCACTACGTCTACCGCCCCCGCGTCGTGCCCGACAACCAGAAAAACGACGCCTACACCAACTGGGGCAACCACAAGTTCGACCTCACGCCCGACAAGCTCGTCGAGCAGGGGGCCGAGCTTCGCAAAAAGCTGCAAGCCGCCGGGTTGCAAGGCTACTGCACCGTCGCTCGGCTGAATGCCGACGAGACGGACGACATGCTCACCGTGCACCTGCGCGGCGCCGCCGCCGGCGGCTGCCAGAGCATCCGCATTGGCCCGCCCGCGTACCCCAGCGACAAGCTGTTCGACTTCCCGGCGTACCTTGAGCAGGCAATTGGCCACTATCGCCGCTGCTGCGACCTCGCCGAGCCGTATGGCTTGAAGGTTGTGATCGAGATGCACGCCGGCAACAGTGCCGCGTCGCCGGGCCTGGCACGCCACATCGTCGAGTCGTTCGACCCCTCCGAACTGGGCGTCATCCTCGACCTGCCCAACTTCGTGCGCGAAGGTTTCGTGCAGCCGACGCTGACGGTCTCTGTGCTGGGCAAGTGGGTCGACCACGTCCACCTCGGCGGCAATCGGCAGGTCGCCGGCGAATATGACGAGCTTGGCTTCCGCAAGCCCGGCACGCAGATGTGCCCGCTCACCGAGACAGGCCTCTACGTGCCCGCATGGATCGACGCCATCGCGCAACTCGAACGCGAAGTGCCGTTGATCATCGAAGACTACACCCCGGCCCTCCCAGGCGCCCTGCGCCTGCGCAACACTGCCGACGCCATCACGCGACTGCTCGACAGTAAGTCCGCTTAA
- a CDS encoding sensor histidine kinase — protein MTGSTNNSLLAGVAGGRMEDLAEIIQAYNTVTDKLQHSHERLQSEVLRLRRELASTNAQLQRSKRLSALGEMAAGIAHEIRNPLAAIQLYATMVIDDLDVEGELRPDVAAENAHKIASAVRGLNGIVMDVLSFAREIQPRPARLRVSEVFERVIDAHRPAIEAGGVAVTCGDDADEPIELDADPELLHQALLNLVRNAVDAMADREPRVLTLDASEDEAGVVLTVRDTGPGIDRDDIDRIFNPFFTTRNTGTGLGLAIVHRIVDAHAGSIAVHNDEVNGGGAVFQLTLPAEAEAAASGPPTAAREDAA, from the coding sequence ATGACCGGTTCGACGAACAATTCGCTGCTCGCGGGGGTTGCTGGCGGGCGGATGGAAGATCTCGCGGAGATCATCCAGGCCTACAACACCGTTACCGACAAGCTTCAGCACAGCCACGAACGGTTGCAATCGGAAGTGCTGCGCCTTCGCAGAGAGCTGGCGAGCACGAACGCACAGTTGCAGCGATCCAAACGGCTATCAGCGTTGGGTGAGATGGCGGCGGGGATCGCGCATGAGATCCGCAATCCGCTGGCGGCCATTCAGCTTTACGCGACGATGGTGATTGATGACCTCGATGTGGAAGGCGAGCTTCGGCCGGACGTGGCGGCGGAAAACGCGCACAAGATCGCCTCGGCGGTGCGGGGGCTCAACGGTATTGTGATGGACGTGCTCAGTTTCGCACGCGAGATTCAGCCGCGGCCGGCGCGATTGCGCGTCAGCGAGGTGTTTGAGCGCGTGATCGATGCACATCGGCCGGCGATCGAGGCGGGCGGCGTCGCGGTGACGTGTGGCGATGATGCGGACGAGCCGATCGAGCTTGACGCGGACCCCGAACTACTGCATCAGGCGCTGCTGAACCTGGTGCGCAACGCGGTGGATGCGATGGCGGACCGCGAGCCTAGGGTGCTGACGCTTGATGCAAGCGAAGACGAGGCGGGCGTGGTGCTCACCGTTCGCGACACGGGGCCGGGCATTGATCGTGACGATATTGACCGCATTTTCAACCCGTTTTTTACCACGCGTAATACGGGGACTGGACTGGGGTTGGCGATCGTGCACCGCATTGTCGACGCGCACGCGGGTTCGATTGCGGTGCATAACGATGAGGTTAATGGGGGCGGTGCTGTCTTTCAGTTGACGTTACCCGCCGAGGCCGAGGCTGCTGCGAGCGGTCCGCCGACGGCGGCGAGGGAGGATGCCGCGTGA
- the flgN gene encoding flagellar export chaperone FlgN produces the protein MTQPSPIADMSIAPLVEKLTQQRDHYAQLKQLADRQAALIAEGETEQLLGVLAQRQQLVDELGRLSEEIAPYRERWAQLSASLGDGDRQRVNALIESVEGLIEQIIEQDDRDRQQLQTAREQVGNQVKQVHHAGRAVNAYRAAPVAGPGARFTDRRG, from the coding sequence ATGACCCAGCCGAGCCCGATTGCCGACATGTCTATTGCGCCGCTGGTGGAAAAACTCACCCAGCAGCGCGATCATTATGCACAACTCAAACAACTGGCTGACCGTCAGGCGGCGCTGATCGCAGAGGGCGAAACCGAGCAGTTGCTCGGCGTGCTTGCTCAACGGCAGCAGCTTGTTGATGAGTTGGGGCGACTCAGTGAAGAGATCGCGCCTTATCGCGAGCGATGGGCGCAGCTCAGCGCATCGCTGGGCGATGGTGATCGGCAGCGCGTCAACGCGTTGATCGAGTCGGTGGAGGGGTTGATCGAACAGATCATTGAGCAGGACGATCGCGATCGCCAGCAGCTTCAGACCGCTCGCGAACAGGTGGGCAATCAGGTAAAGCAGGTGCATCACGCCGGCCGTGCGGTGAACGCATACCGGGCGGCGCCGGTGGCTGGGCCGGGCGCGCGGTTCACTGATCGAAGGGGGTAG
- a CDS encoding thioredoxin-like domain-containing protein: MKRLTWIGLAGLLCVALTVPVISAANLREQDQLRLTEVKERHATELERAAQSYYAQVQRANRTLETNYQRMIESYDRRGDSETVEALQAELAELLASASEPPAGPEPEANREPGHVRLIQSIGPRLVDAGNNFGQTESLASKDYVLLYFSAGWCPPCRAFTPSLVDFRNRHAERGNFEVVFVSSDRSPNDMFKYMGDYNINFPAVPFNRIEASRLRNTYGGRGIPNLVIVDREGEVVSGSYVDGQYVGPRKVLADMEQLLR, encoded by the coding sequence ATGAAACGACTCACCTGGATCGGTTTGGCAGGCTTGCTGTGTGTGGCCCTGACTGTGCCCGTTATCTCGGCGGCGAACCTTCGCGAGCAGGATCAGCTTCGGCTGACCGAGGTCAAGGAACGCCATGCCACTGAACTTGAGCGGGCGGCGCAGAGCTATTACGCCCAGGTGCAGCGCGCCAACCGGACGCTGGAGACCAACTATCAGCGGATGATCGAATCCTACGATCGGCGGGGCGACAGCGAGACCGTCGAAGCGCTCCAGGCCGAGCTGGCCGAGCTGCTCGCCAGCGCCAGCGAGCCGCCCGCCGGCCCCGAGCCGGAGGCCAACCGCGAGCCGGGCCACGTGCGGTTGATCCAGTCCATCGGCCCACGGCTGGTCGACGCGGGGAACAACTTCGGCCAGACCGAGTCGCTCGCCAGCAAGGACTACGTGTTGCTCTACTTCTCCGCCGGCTGGTGCCCTCCCTGCCGAGCGTTTACGCCCAGCCTCGTCGATTTCCGCAACCGACACGCCGAGCGAGGCAACTTCGAGGTCGTCTTCGTCAGCTCGGATCGCTCGCCGAACGACATGTTCAAGTACATGGGCGACTACAACATCAACTTCCCCGCCGTGCCGTTCAACCGCATCGAGGCCAGCCGACTGCGGAACACCTACGGCGGCCGGGGCATCCCCAACCTCGTCATTGTCGACCGGGAAGGCGAAGTCGTCTCCGGTAGCTATGTGGATGGCCAGTACGTCGGGCCACGCAAAGTGCTGGCGGACATGGAGCAGTTGCTCCGCTGA
- a CDS encoding tol-pal system YbgF family protein, with protein sequence MEESPPQPARRRGGDRPEPNWSQVWQLPLLLLGAGLFVLGIWLVIPDKEAFDHQAELDEAQKFLTANNLESAEKQLRWVEEHLAEADRDAQARFWHYWGDLRYLDMHDRYDRPADTPTWRQTNETILRAYERTEEYGRELDGESLRRYAETLVMLGREQDALKIVDRIDRHQARQRYRIVRQLIERHRETARQSDPAYLAPLMDRFEDEIRHEADDERKRAQEIWISRVRAEIRMEAEDYDGVVTFLLRRIQRLDRDPSQTEQLAPLRVVLAQAYHALGRYGQAEQYFNLAQQQLPAHDPLQAEVLVGMGQLTLADGPRDGRRDEGHRHVEQAHEYFSAATTQFPTAPAYIDALIGQADCEARMEAYADAVDHFRLAVEQLHRTTPSWDSRRLEVVEVVRSHIDRLTEQQRYEQSLDFLTLLVPLHEREMPADLLLDFALTHEHLAEQRHAEAQPRDDDGQRRRGMTVEARRLANQEAATHFTHAANYYLRHARSVTITDDYSHGQSLWRAAQNFDRAQQWGEAINTYAEFIQTRQQDPLRLRAINHLGKAYLADGQYSPAIDLFLELINDHPRSPEAYDSLVPLARSYIGAQQHDAAERTLLTVVTDHEAISPETNEYRHALIELGRLYYRMGADDGDHYIAAIERLEEAVERYGHTDHSPTLRYLLADAYRKSIERLEEEIQSRQVQRDRVDLQHERDRRLQAAQKFYNQVITELEDRPEGTLTASERLYLRNAYFYQADCAYDREQYEAAISLYDAAARRWEEHPASLMALVQIVNAHCELGQFQEARVANERARAQLDRIPDDAFDDPTLPMSRQHWEDWLRWTSEVNLSQATR encoded by the coding sequence ATGGAAGAGTCGCCCCCCCAACCTGCTCGTCGACGTGGCGGTGATCGGCCCGAGCCGAACTGGTCGCAGGTCTGGCAGTTGCCTTTGCTGCTGCTGGGCGCGGGGCTGTTCGTACTGGGCATCTGGCTGGTCATTCCCGATAAAGAGGCGTTCGACCATCAGGCCGAGCTGGACGAGGCGCAGAAGTTTCTCACCGCGAACAACCTCGAGTCGGCCGAGAAGCAGCTCCGCTGGGTGGAAGAGCATCTGGCGGAGGCGGATCGCGATGCACAAGCGCGGTTCTGGCATTACTGGGGCGACCTTCGCTACCTCGACATGCACGACCGCTACGACCGCCCGGCCGACACGCCCACCTGGCGGCAGACCAACGAAACGATTCTCCGCGCGTACGAGCGGACTGAGGAGTACGGACGCGAGCTCGATGGCGAATCGTTGCGGCGGTACGCCGAGACGCTGGTCATGCTCGGCCGAGAGCAGGACGCGCTGAAAATCGTCGACCGCATCGACCGTCACCAGGCCCGGCAGCGCTACCGCATCGTTCGGCAACTCATCGAACGCCATCGCGAGACCGCCCGGCAATCGGACCCGGCATATCTCGCGCCGCTGATGGACCGGTTTGAGGATGAGATTCGACACGAAGCCGACGACGAGCGTAAGCGGGCGCAGGAGATCTGGATCAGCCGTGTGCGGGCCGAGATCCGCATGGAGGCGGAAGACTACGACGGCGTGGTGACGTTCCTGCTGCGGCGCATCCAACGGCTCGACCGCGACCCGTCGCAGACCGAACAGCTCGCTCCGCTTCGGGTGGTGCTCGCCCAGGCGTACCACGCGCTGGGCCGATACGGGCAGGCCGAGCAGTATTTCAATCTCGCACAGCAGCAGCTTCCCGCACACGACCCGCTACAGGCGGAGGTGCTGGTGGGCATGGGACAACTGACGCTCGCCGACGGCCCGCGCGACGGCCGACGGGACGAAGGCCACCGCCACGTCGAGCAGGCCCACGAATATTTCAGTGCCGCGACGACGCAGTTCCCCACCGCGCCGGCGTACATTGATGCCCTCATCGGCCAGGCCGACTGCGAAGCGCGCATGGAGGCGTACGCGGACGCGGTCGACCACTTCCGCCTCGCGGTGGAGCAGTTGCACCGCACGACGCCGAGTTGGGACAGTCGACGGCTGGAGGTTGTCGAAGTGGTACGGTCGCATATTGATCGTCTCACGGAACAGCAGCGATACGAGCAGTCGCTGGATTTTCTTACGCTGCTGGTCCCGCTGCACGAGCGTGAGATGCCTGCCGACCTGCTGCTGGACTTTGCATTGACGCACGAGCACCTGGCCGAGCAGCGTCACGCCGAGGCCCAGCCGCGCGACGACGACGGCCAGCGGCGGCGGGGCATGACCGTCGAAGCCCGCCGACTGGCCAACCAGGAAGCGGCGACGCACTTCACCCACGCCGCGAACTATTATCTCCGCCACGCCCGGTCGGTGACCATTACCGACGACTACAGTCACGGACAAAGCCTCTGGCGGGCCGCGCAGAACTTCGATCGCGCCCAGCAATGGGGCGAAGCCATCAACACCTACGCCGAGTTCATCCAGACCCGCCAGCAGGACCCGCTGCGCCTACGGGCGATCAATCATCTTGGCAAGGCCTACCTCGCCGACGGGCAGTACAGCCCCGCGATCGACCTGTTTCTCGAACTGATCAACGATCACCCGCGCAGCCCTGAAGCGTACGACAGCCTTGTTCCGCTGGCCCGGTCGTACATCGGCGCTCAGCAGCACGACGCCGCCGAGCGAACGCTGCTCACTGTGGTCACCGATCACGAAGCGATCAGCCCGGAGACGAACGAGTATCGTCACGCGCTGATCGAGTTGGGGCGACTTTACTACCGCATGGGCGCGGACGACGGCGATCATTACATCGCCGCGATCGAACGCCTCGAAGAAGCCGTGGAACGCTACGGCCATACGGATCACAGCCCGACGCTCCGCTACCTGCTCGCGGATGCGTATCGCAAGTCGATCGAGCGTCTGGAAGAAGAGATTCAGTCGCGTCAGGTCCAGCGCGATCGCGTCGACCTTCAGCATGAGCGCGATCGTCGTCTGCAAGCCGCTCAGAAGTTCTACAACCAGGTCATCACCGAGTTGGAAGATCGGCCGGAGGGCACGCTGACCGCGTCCGAACGGCTGTACCTGCGAAATGCCTACTTCTATCAGGCCGACTGTGCTTACGACCGCGAACAATATGAGGCGGCGATCAGCCTGTACGACGCCGCTGCCCGCCGATGGGAGGAGCACCCGGCGTCGCTGATGGCGCTGGTGCAGATCGTCAACGCCCACTGCGAACTGGGCCAGTTCCAGGAAGCCCGCGTTGCGAACGAGCGGGCGCGGGCGCAGCTCGATCGGATTCCCGATGATGCGTTCGACGACCCGACACTGCCGATGAGCAGGCAACATTGGGAAGACTGGCTGCGCTGGACCAGCGAAGTCAACCTGTCGCAGGCGACGCGGTGA
- the flgB gene encoding flagellar basal body rod protein FlgB, with product MIEGLFDRGAMQSVERLVQFTGERHRMLTDNIANLSTPNFRPRDVDPGEFRSALRQAQDQRRDSKTPNAGRLEMRNTRNMTFQRDGIDTRPRAMNRNILFHDRNNRDLERTMQDLAENTLAHNVGIELLKNEFDMLKIAIRERM from the coding sequence ATGATCGAAGGCCTGTTTGATCGCGGAGCCATGCAGTCTGTCGAGCGCCTGGTGCAATTCACCGGCGAACGGCATCGGATGCTGACGGACAACATCGCAAACCTGTCGACGCCGAACTTTCGCCCGCGCGACGTGGACCCGGGCGAGTTTCGCAGTGCGCTGCGACAGGCCCAGGACCAGCGGCGAGACAGCAAGACTCCCAACGCCGGCCGACTGGAGATGCGAAACACGCGCAACATGACCTTCCAGCGCGATGGCATCGACACGCGGCCGCGAGCGATGAACCGCAACATCCTGTTTCACGATCGCAATAACCGCGACCTGGAACGCACGATGCAGGACCTGGCGGAGAATACGCTGGCGCATAACGTGGGGATCGAACTGCTGAAGAACGAATTCGACATGCTAAAGATCGCGATACGCGAGCGCATGTGA
- a CDS encoding LOG family protein: MSNTPTNAPRSSGNDPLAELDQLIRDTGGDPTTEAGMRIRELMHTVIKLQRDGADLGEIKLVSRSFKELRYAMKVFRTYRDERKVSVFGSARTKEDDPCYQAAVEYSRQMAGAGWMVITGAGDGIMRAGHGGAGREASFGVAIRLPFETNANDYIVGDPKLITFRYFFTRKLMFMWHSHAIALFPGGFGTHDEGFEALTLIQTGKAPVLPIVMIDKPGGTYWKEWDQYVRRQLLANGMISEQDLSFYLVTDDPAEACQYVTQFYRNYHSQRFVQDLLVLRIMRPLTDGQIEKLNAEFAILLAAGRIEQGSALDVEEDHLDLTRLYFQSTRRDYGHLRQLIDRINQFDQINHPTLTNEQPTQPPTNDLADQTSDSAK, translated from the coding sequence ATGAGTAACACACCCACCAACGCACCTCGTTCATCTGGAAACGACCCGCTCGCCGAGCTTGACCAGCTCATCCGCGACACCGGCGGCGACCCGACCACCGAAGCCGGCATGCGCATCCGCGAGCTGATGCACACCGTCATCAAACTCCAGCGCGACGGCGCGGACCTTGGCGAAATCAAGCTCGTCAGCCGATCGTTCAAAGAGCTCCGCTACGCGATGAAGGTCTTCCGCACGTATCGCGACGAGCGAAAGGTCTCCGTGTTCGGCTCGGCCCGCACGAAGGAAGACGACCCCTGCTACCAGGCGGCCGTCGAATACTCCCGCCAGATGGCCGGCGCCGGCTGGATGGTCATCACCGGTGCCGGCGACGGCATCATGCGCGCCGGCCACGGCGGGGCGGGCCGCGAGGCCTCCTTCGGCGTCGCCATCCGACTACCCTTCGAAACCAACGCCAACGACTACATCGTCGGCGACCCCAAGCTCATCACCTTCCGCTACTTCTTCACACGCAAACTCATGTTCATGTGGCATAGCCACGCCATCGCCCTGTTCCCGGGCGGCTTCGGCACGCACGATGAAGGCTTCGAAGCACTCACCCTCATCCAGACGGGCAAGGCCCCCGTCCTGCCCATCGTCATGATCGATAAGCCCGGCGGCACGTACTGGAAAGAATGGGACCAGTATGTCCGACGCCAACTGCTCGCCAACGGCATGATCAGCGAGCAGGACCTCAGCTTTTACCTCGTCACCGACGACCCCGCCGAGGCCTGCCAGTACGTCACGCAGTTCTATCGCAACTATCACTCGCAGCGGTTCGTGCAGGACCTGCTCGTGCTGCGGATCATGCGCCCGCTCACCGACGGACAAATCGAAAAGCTCAACGCCGAGTTCGCCATCCTCCTCGCCGCCGGCCGCATCGAACAGGGCAGCGCCCTCGACGTGGAAGAAGACCACCTCGACCTGACCCGACTCTACTTTCAGTCCACCCGCCGAGACTACGGCCACCTCCGCCAACTCATCGACCGCATCAACCAGTTCGACCAGATCAACCACCCCACGCTCACCAACGAGCAACCCACCCAGCCGCCCACCAACGACCTCGCCGACCAGACCAGCGACAGCGCAAAATAA
- a CDS encoding sigma-54-dependent transcriptional regulator: MSQRVRKVLVVDDKQMMRDSVGATLQRAGYAVVVANDGKMAMDMVARHRPHAVVTDLKMPEMDGLELLRQLKQADDQLPVVLMTAYGSINDAVSAMKHGAFDFIQKPFEGDQLVLVMRRAVEHRQLVQENAALKSEAESHAELPSLVGRSSAMRHVAQQIHQLANSHGTVLIAGESGTGKEVVARTLHAHSPRRNNVMLCLNCAALSSSLLESELFGHEKGAFTGADQLRKGRFELADGGTLLLDEISEIAPEIQAKLLRVLQEGQFERVGSSMTMNVDVRVIATTNRDLRQSIAEGTFRQDLYYRLNVLPLHLPALRERTDDVPLLAEHFLSKVALREGREAKRFDDEAVGLLQQYHWPGNVRELQNICERASVLSRGPVIEGSLIQPWLMMATPAPVAPPQSQPHSPPQSQVYANAQPTASSVAVPGTAVSTVRKLEDLEREQIIRTLGHFNGNRQRTAEALGIGLRTLGLKLKKWKEQNLVASTM, translated from the coding sequence GTGAGTCAGCGTGTACGCAAAGTGCTCGTCGTGGACGACAAGCAGATGATGCGCGACAGCGTCGGCGCGACGCTGCAACGCGCCGGCTATGCCGTGGTTGTGGCGAACGATGGCAAGATGGCGATGGACATGGTCGCCCGCCATCGCCCGCACGCGGTCGTCACCGATCTGAAAATGCCGGAGATGGACGGCCTGGAACTGCTCCGCCAACTCAAACAGGCGGATGATCAACTGCCTGTTGTGTTGATGACGGCGTATGGGTCGATCAATGACGCGGTGTCGGCGATGAAACACGGCGCGTTCGACTTTATTCAGAAGCCGTTCGAAGGCGATCAACTCGTGCTCGTCATGCGTCGCGCGGTGGAGCATCGGCAGCTGGTGCAGGAAAACGCAGCGCTGAAAAGCGAAGCCGAGAGTCACGCCGAGCTGCCATCGCTGGTCGGCCGATCGTCTGCGATGCGTCATGTGGCGCAGCAGATCCACCAGCTTGCCAACTCGCATGGCACGGTGCTGATCGCTGGCGAATCGGGCACGGGTAAGGAAGTGGTCGCCCGCACGCTGCACGCCCACAGCCCCCGGCGGAACAACGTGATGCTCTGCCTCAACTGCGCCGCCTTGTCGAGCAGCCTGCTGGAAAGCGAGCTGTTCGGGCATGAGAAAGGCGCGTTCACCGGGGCGGACCAGTTGCGCAAGGGTCGGTTTGAACTGGCAGACGGCGGCACGCTGCTGCTGGATGAGATCAGCGAGATCGCGCCGGAAATACAAGCGAAGCTGCTTCGCGTGTTGCAGGAAGGGCAGTTTGAGCGTGTGGGTTCGAGCATGACGATGAACGTGGACGTTCGCGTGATTGCGACGACGAACCGCGACCTTCGCCAGTCGATAGCGGAGGGTACGTTTCGGCAGGACCTTTACTATCGCTTGAACGTGCTGCCGCTGCACCTGCCTGCATTGCGCGAGCGAACGGACGATGTGCCGTTGCTGGCGGAGCATTTTTTGAGCAAGGTCGCGCTGCGTGAAGGGCGCGAGGCGAAGCGGTTTGATGATGAAGCGGTGGGGTTGTTGCAGCAGTATCACTGGCCGGGCAATGTGCGCGAGTTGCAGAACATCTGCGAGCGTGCGAGCGTGCTCAGCCGGGGGCCGGTGATTGAAGGAAGCCTGATCCAGCCTTGGCTGATGATGGCGACGCCCGCGCCGGTCGCGCCGCCGCAGTCGCAACCACACTCGCCGCCGCAATCGCAGGTGTATGCGAATGCCCAGCCGACCGCGTCGTCGGTGGCGGTGCCGGGCACGGCGGTGTCCACGGTCCGGAAGCTGGAAGACCTCGAACGTGAGCAAATCATCCGCACGCTGGGCCACTTCAACGGTAACCGCCAGCGGACGGCCGAGGCGTTGGGCATCGGGCTGCGAACGCTTGGACTGAAGCTGAAAAAGTGGAAGGAGCAGAACCTTGTCGCATCGACGATGTAA
- a CDS encoding PhoPQ-activated pathogenicity-related family protein, translated as MWYRLVVMMVLAASTGLALAVEQAAATETALRDYVERTDDTYSYELVQTQQLGNASRHDVRMQSQTWRDKAWQHWMTIIVPDNIEHAGKAVLMIGGGASNSEPPQGQQAAMAVTAANRLGVPVAMLQQVPNQPLFDGMYEDAAIAHTFQQYLLGERVAGGGGDVENGAGDDFDGGSDWPLLLPMVKSAVRAMDTFEQVLVHEHDLAIEAYVLTGASKRGWTSWLTAAVDDRVQAIAPMVIDVLNFSPQIHQQQATYGSTSPMIRDYTERGLIDALDTEPGRSLVDIVDPFAYRDELTLPKLIVLGTNDPYWTVDAANLYVDELAGPTHLAYVPNAGHGAGQQAGATLLAFAERVFTERAMPTVELTREPAADDESITLHVRWDESATRVTLWEAHSPNRDYRQAHWQSQTIETAGKQAEVTLTAPDEGWLAAFVQVHFDDGIGFTLSTPMTVLPEHFPFEP; from the coding sequence ATGTGGTACCGACTTGTTGTGATGATGGTGCTGGCGGCGAGTACGGGTCTGGCGCTGGCGGTCGAGCAGGCGGCGGCGACCGAGACAGCGTTGCGCGATTACGTCGAACGGACGGACGACACGTACAGCTACGAACTGGTGCAGACGCAGCAACTCGGCAACGCCAGTCGGCATGACGTGCGGATGCAGTCGCAGACGTGGCGCGACAAGGCGTGGCAGCATTGGATGACGATTATCGTGCCCGACAACATCGAACACGCGGGCAAGGCGGTGCTGATGATCGGCGGCGGGGCGTCCAACAGCGAGCCGCCCCAGGGCCAGCAGGCAGCCATGGCGGTGACGGCGGCCAATCGACTGGGCGTGCCGGTGGCGATGCTCCAGCAAGTGCCCAATCAACCGCTGTTCGACGGCATGTACGAAGATGCGGCGATCGCCCACACGTTCCAGCAATATCTGCTTGGCGAACGAGTTGCCGGCGGCGGGGGCGATGTTGAAAATGGTGCCGGGGACGATTTCGACGGCGGGAGCGACTGGCCGCTGCTGCTGCCGATGGTCAAGTCGGCGGTGCGGGCGATGGACACGTTCGAGCAGGTGCTTGTCCACGAACACGACCTGGCGATTGAGGCATATGTGCTCACCGGCGCGTCGAAGCGGGGGTGGACGAGTTGGCTGACCGCGGCGGTCGACGATCGCGTACAGGCGATCGCGCCGATGGTGATCGACGTGCTGAATTTCTCGCCACAAATCCACCAGCAGCAGGCGACGTATGGCAGCACGAGCCCGATGATCCGCGATTACACGGAACGGGGCCTGATTGATGCGTTGGACACCGAGCCCGGCCGATCGCTGGTGGACATCGTCGACCCGTTTGCCTACCGCGACGAGCTGACGCTGCCGAAGCTGATCGTGCTCGGCACGAACGACCCGTACTGGACGGTGGACGCGGCGAATCTGTACGTCGACGAACTGGCGGGGCCAACCCATCTGGCGTACGTACCCAACGCCGGGCACGGCGCGGGGCAGCAGGCGGGGGCGACGCTGCTGGCGTTTGCCGAGCGGGTGTTCACCGAGCGGGCGATGCCGACGGTCGAGCTGACGCGTGAGCCCGCTGCCGACGACGAGTCGATCACCCTGCACGTCCGCTGGGACGAGTCGGCGACGCGCGTGACGCTGTGGGAGGCGCACTCGCCGAACCGTGACTATCGGCAGGCCCACTGGCAGTCGCAAACGATCGAGACCGCGGGCAAGCAGGCCGAGGTGACGCTCACCGCTCCGGACGAGGGTTGGCTTGCGGCGTTCGTGCAGGTGCATTTTGACGACGGGATCGGCTTTACGCTGAGCACGCCGATGACGGTCCTACCTGAGCATTTTCCTTTCGAGCCATGA